From the Thermodesulfovibrio thiophilus DSM 17215 genome, one window contains:
- the uvrA gene encoding excinuclease ABC subunit UvrA: MNRIQDNIIIKGARQHNLKNINLTLPRNKIIVITGPSGSGKSSLAIDTIFAEAHRRYLQSLPIESRTIFEQFQKPDIDFIDGLSPAISVDQKTISKSPRSTVGTITEIYDYLRLLYAKIGVSYCPKCGRELISQDINKMTASLMNLPVGSRIQILASVVIEKKGEHKEIIERAKAEGFIRARIDGQIVELTQDISLKKHARHTIEFVVDRIVVKEKYKNQIKRALELAMRYTNTVVINIVDDNKDIIFSSLLACPTCGISLPVIDPRLFSFNSKYGACPRCRGLGYENIEDNEEDIDMLNLISCKLCNGKRLRQEALAVKIGGKNIVEVSENSLDELKEFLSQLKFTSYEASIAERILKEIFIKLEFLQRIGVGYLSLNRPSFSLSGGEAQRIRLATQLGSHLSGVLYVLDEPSIGLHPRDCLKLIESMKELSKRNNTLIVVEHDENTILHADLIVELGPGGGKEGGYLITTSSSKQLLKDKKSITAKYLKAEEGIEIPVERRKPKEFIKIIGAAAYNLKNIDVEIPLGVFVCVTGVAGSGKSTLIFEILYKALAKKLYTASVIPGKHKSIEGIEQIDKVVCIDQSPIGRTSRSTPATYTQIMTEIRELFSMLPDAKVRGYTKSRFSFNLSGGRCESCQGDGMKKIKMHLLPDVYVLCDNCKGKRYNDETLQINYRGKNISDILEMTVSEALEFFSVVPKLRQKLQIMQDIGLGYITLGQPATTLSGGEAQRVKLSKELSKKPTGKTLYILDEPTTGLHMFDIERLLKILQKLVDLGNTVIVIEHDLDIIKCADYIIDLGPEGGTQGGYIIAKGTPEEIALNQKSYTGKFLRKKLKL, from the coding sequence ATGAATAGAATACAGGATAATATAATAATAAAAGGAGCCAGACAGCATAATCTTAAAAATATTAATCTGACTCTCCCACGAAATAAAATAATTGTTATTACAGGACCTTCAGGTTCTGGCAAATCATCTCTTGCCATTGATACGATATTTGCAGAAGCACACAGAAGATATCTTCAAAGTCTTCCAATAGAATCAAGAACTATATTTGAACAGTTTCAAAAACCTGATATTGATTTTATTGATGGGCTTTCTCCTGCAATATCTGTTGACCAGAAAACAATTTCCAAAAGTCCTCGTTCAACCGTAGGAACAATCACTGAAATTTATGATTATTTGAGACTTCTGTATGCAAAAATTGGAGTATCTTATTGCCCAAAATGTGGTAGGGAATTAATTTCTCAGGATATTAACAAAATGACTGCTTCTTTAATGAATCTTCCTGTAGGAAGCAGAATTCAAATTCTCGCTTCGGTTGTAATTGAAAAAAAAGGTGAACATAAAGAAATCATTGAACGAGCAAAAGCTGAAGGATTTATACGAGCAAGAATCGATGGACAGATTGTTGAATTAACTCAGGATATTTCATTAAAAAAACACGCAAGACACACAATAGAGTTTGTTGTTGACAGAATAGTTGTGAAAGAAAAATATAAAAATCAAATTAAAAGAGCATTGGAACTTGCTATGAGATATACAAATACAGTAGTGATTAACATCGTTGATGATAATAAAGATATAATTTTTAGTAGTTTACTTGCATGTCCCACATGCGGTATAAGCTTACCTGTAATTGATCCAAGGCTTTTTTCTTTTAATAGCAAATATGGTGCATGTCCCAGATGTAGAGGACTTGGATATGAAAATATTGAAGACAATGAAGAAGATATAGATATGTTAAATTTAATTTCATGTAAACTATGCAACGGCAAGAGACTAAGGCAGGAAGCTCTGGCAGTAAAAATAGGTGGTAAAAATATTGTTGAAGTATCAGAAAATTCTCTAGATGAATTAAAAGAATTTCTTTCTCAATTGAAATTTACATCTTATGAAGCCTCGATTGCTGAAAGAATTCTCAAGGAAATCTTTATAAAACTCGAATTTTTACAGAGAATTGGTGTTGGTTACTTAAGCTTAAATAGACCCTCCTTCAGTCTTTCTGGTGGAGAAGCCCAGAGAATAAGGCTGGCAACACAACTTGGTTCACATTTAAGCGGCGTTCTTTATGTTCTTGATGAACCAAGTATAGGACTTCACCCAAGAGATTGCTTGAAACTCATAGAAAGCATGAAAGAGCTATCCAAGAGAAACAATACATTAATTGTTGTTGAACATGATGAAAATACTATACTACATGCGGACCTTATCGTTGAACTTGGTCCAGGAGGTGGTAAAGAAGGTGGCTATTTAATCACAACATCCTCATCAAAACAACTTTTAAAAGATAAAAAATCAATTACAGCAAAATACCTGAAAGCAGAGGAAGGGATTGAGATTCCTGTAGAAAGAAGAAAGCCAAAAGAGTTTATAAAAATTATTGGCGCAGCAGCTTATAATCTCAAAAATATTGATGTCGAAATTCCTCTTGGAGTGTTCGTATGTGTTACAGGAGTTGCTGGTTCAGGTAAAAGCACATTAATATTTGAAATTCTGTATAAGGCACTTGCAAAAAAACTCTATACAGCATCTGTAATTCCGGGAAAACATAAATCAATTGAAGGCATTGAGCAGATAGATAAAGTTGTCTGCATCGACCAATCCCCAATTGGTAGAACATCTCGCTCAACTCCTGCAACCTATACTCAGATTATGACTGAGATAAGAGAACTCTTTTCAATGCTTCCAGATGCAAAAGTTCGCGGATACACAAAATCAAGATTTAGTTTTAATCTTTCAGGTGGTCGTTGCGAATCCTGTCAAGGAGATGGGATGAAAAAAATAAAAATGCATCTGCTTCCCGATGTATATGTTTTGTGTGATAACTGCAAAGGAAAACGATATAATGATGAAACCCTTCAGATTAACTACAGAGGAAAAAACATCAGTGATATACTTGAGATGACAGTTTCAGAGGCATTAGAATTTTTTTCAGTTGTTCCAAAACTCAGGCAGAAACTTCAAATTATGCAGGATATAGGACTGGGATATATAACATTGGGACAGCCTGCAACTACCCTTTCTGGTGGAGAAGCCCAGAGAGTTAAACTATCCAAGGAGTTAAGCAAAAAACCAACAGGTAAAACCCTCTACATTCTTGATGAACCAACAACTGGATTGCATATGTTTGATATAGAAAGGTTGCTTAAAATACTTCAAAAACTTGTCGATTTAGGCAACACTGTAATTGTGATTGAACACGATCTGGATATTATAAAATGTGCAGACTACATAATTGACCTCGGTCCAGAAGGTGGAACGCAAGGAGGTTATATTATTGCCAAAGGAACTCCTGAAGAGATAGCCTTAAATCAAAAATCATACACAGGAAAATTTTTGCGAAAAAAATTAAAATTATGA
- a CDS encoding DUF3108 domain-containing protein — protein sequence MKRRWIIAAILTSIIIHISIMMALGKIQLNLPSGDIIDTYIFQNKKVVHQAKPNKLSETVPNNIQQKPQEKPQGSVNSENSLKKNSLNPSDAISPSNVEPSNNVQTTQPTILISKNNPFTRFINETMKFDIYWMGIYVGSAIVYVKGNENEITITSMVKSAGFISNFYYVNDRAESKIEDGKPKYFALVQNEGKYKGNKETIFDYNNKEIIFINNLKNNTTYHKNIDKMFMDVLSGFFYLRTLPIKLNEPVSLDIFDSNKFTTVQIQPIKEEKIELSDNKQIDAILIKPKLDTEGLFKRKGDILIWLSKDDKKIPLKIETRVPVGHVVAELKEYKNE from the coding sequence ATGAAACGACGATGGATTATTGCGGCAATATTGACTTCCATAATTATTCATATCAGCATAATGATGGCTCTTGGTAAAATACAGCTAAATTTACCTTCAGGGGATATTATTGATACGTATATTTTTCAGAATAAAAAGGTTGTACACCAAGCAAAACCTAACAAACTATCTGAAACTGTTCCAAATAATATACAGCAAAAGCCACAAGAAAAGCCACAAGGTTCCGTAAACTCAGAAAATTCATTAAAAAAAAACTCATTAAACCCTTCTGATGCCATCTCACCTTCCAATGTAGAACCATCAAACAACGTTCAAACTACTCAACCTACTATCCTTATTTCAAAAAACAATCCATTTACTAGATTTATCAATGAAACTATGAAATTTGATATATACTGGATGGGAATTTATGTAGGTTCAGCAATTGTTTATGTTAAAGGTAATGAAAATGAGATTACTATAACATCCATGGTTAAATCTGCAGGTTTTATTTCAAATTTTTATTATGTTAATGACCGTGCAGAAAGTAAAATAGAAGATGGTAAGCCTAAATACTTTGCTTTAGTTCAAAATGAAGGGAAGTACAAAGGCAATAAAGAAACTATTTTTGATTATAATAATAAAGAAATTATTTTTATAAATAATCTTAAAAATAATACAACATACCATAAAAATATAGATAAAATGTTTATGGATGTTCTTTCTGGTTTTTTTTATCTCAGAACCCTGCCAATAAAATTAAATGAACCTGTTTCATTAGACATTTTTGACAGCAATAAATTTACAACAGTTCAGATTCAGCCAATTAAAGAGGAAAAAATAGAACTATCTGACAATAAACAGATTGATGCGATACTTATAAAGCCTAAACTTGATACAGAAGGTCTTTTCAAGAGAAAAGGAGACATTTTAATATGGTTAAGCAAGGATGATAAAAAAATTCCATTGAAAATAGAAACCAGAGTTCCAGTTGGGCATGTGGTTGCTGAGTTAAAAGAATATAAAAATGAATAG
- a CDS encoding translocation/assembly module TamB domain-containing protein — translation MKKKILISIVILILILFFFFGKVDISPVLLKTVTNELKDITGMEVVIDRVYLSFLPLYVEFDKVQLLTPEKDNLILKKVKLYIGLTKILNKEIEVRRAVIYNGNFSLKYSVLNNCIDNISNYLKKPAKFPLKFTFNSFEINNISGLIYNPDAELNLKNLYGRVVLKAEPDISLMSNIKLYSSDYPNLETSLKAHFIIKDNELLLEELKLFDMDSLIQSSGTLNYHNFLGEFLISGKIFFKSLMKIFGINASGYGELNIDGKIKLLKAQSLQDRIRLDLTFDGSFLLEQLMQILKVSEKLSGFIEISNGKAEGTLSNPIITASVKLKQGNIFGVKVDKINSEAIYQNGILAFKNGKANLYGGLADVYVWITLPVVSRHYVLIEMNNVSSNGIFELIQWNPGIAHGTVSGWLLSEGKEFSPEGSFVYVRTGETPDDLRGKIEWIKGNFYSVNGIYSFNDLEITLSKTRASANGYIDNNKNYLDFNFVANSKDINELLMPYQRGIYGDTDIKGKLSGNLADPEISINFLSQKINIVAHEIEKSIPEQSITFNNLTGNIIYKKNALLLSNISGNNISIKGKVLFPQAKNLFEMNNPVYDILFSVNSIPVNNLYIKAINNNINTYLDLDGSIKDKGIVTATTVFTPIFIEQKKILDKIEAMIELKKNAVFIKKLSIYNSGNILYASGYVDFDGIINFTGKSKNFDITAFTASYTKKLGMQYVDNIVLNNLDFDISGSLKSPEIKANTNIIMKIKNGRVVDGTIILNYKNNYLIAKSILMKNIFFTVEGSTVKNQWSINGSFNSARIDILAGAFLNNLPEDLVVLVDGKISGEIVNKNINAQLDLNRIFARLYGIGLNNKNSVNVRIKNGNIYFNPVTLIGQSTELTIKGKIVEYFDILVEGVTDLRPFKALFNVDDIRGRAAIQLYIYENKNNPEIAGGADITNASITFRKNIPSLSNINATLSFNEDRVVIEKAYGTFSEGTVQMDGTVYLDKFSIKQFALSGKLATVRWIFAPRCWAYINGQIYLTGSYSQPLLSGQINIQKGVYTERFEWTKLALQSNASKNIVAKDSWLSNLKFNLRIQTDNFFVNNNLATINLNSDLLLRGTIVEPSLIGWINAKDGWIYFRDSRFDLLRLLIQFTDPNSIKPYLLITARTTVSQYNINLNLNGYIDQFNLILSSNPPLSENELLNLLILGQNDTTPSGKQSESIPGASGATSFITGQTQQVIEERVRQITGLDVMTVEPGFSKATGSMTPRVTVGKKLMDGRLNVTYSAGTAETTEQIIKVEYLMTKGISLVGTRDEIGGISGAVKFRFEFR, via the coding sequence TTGAAAAAAAAGATTTTAATATCGATCGTAATTTTAATTCTGATACTTTTTTTCTTTTTTGGTAAAGTTGATATCTCTCCTGTCCTTTTAAAAACAGTGACCAATGAGCTTAAAGATATAACCGGAATGGAAGTAGTGATTGACAGAGTTTATTTAAGTTTTCTTCCCCTTTATGTTGAATTTGACAAGGTTCAACTATTAACTCCAGAAAAAGATAATCTGATATTGAAGAAAGTAAAACTTTATATCGGATTAACTAAAATCCTGAATAAGGAAATAGAAGTAAGGAGAGCAGTTATATATAATGGAAACTTTTCACTGAAATATTCAGTCCTGAATAACTGCATTGACAATATTTCAAATTATTTAAAAAAACCAGCAAAATTTCCACTGAAATTTACCTTTAATTCTTTTGAAATAAATAATATTTCTGGCTTAATTTATAATCCTGATGCAGAATTAAATTTGAAAAATTTATATGGTAGGGTGGTATTAAAAGCAGAGCCTGATATATCATTAATGTCTAATATTAAACTTTATTCATCAGATTATCCAAACCTCGAGACTAGTCTAAAGGCTCATTTTATTATTAAAGATAATGAACTGCTACTTGAAGAACTCAAATTGTTTGATATGGATTCTCTCATTCAATCCTCAGGAACTTTAAATTATCATAATTTTTTAGGAGAGTTTCTTATCTCAGGAAAAATATTTTTTAAATCTCTTATGAAAATTTTTGGCATTAATGCCAGTGGTTATGGAGAGCTTAATATTGATGGGAAAATAAAACTCCTAAAAGCTCAGTCCTTGCAGGATAGAATCAGGCTCGATCTTACATTTGATGGCTCATTTCTTCTTGAACAGTTAATGCAGATTTTAAAAGTTTCAGAAAAATTAAGTGGTTTTATTGAAATATCTAATGGAAAAGCTGAGGGAACACTTTCTAACCCGATAATTACTGCAAGTGTAAAACTAAAACAGGGAAATATCTTTGGAGTGAAAGTAGATAAAATAAATTCTGAAGCTATTTATCAAAATGGAATACTTGCGTTTAAAAATGGAAAAGCAAATCTTTATGGAGGACTTGCAGATGTTTACGTCTGGATAACTCTTCCTGTAGTTTCCAGACATTATGTTTTAATTGAGATGAATAATGTATCCAGTAATGGGATTTTTGAATTAATTCAATGGAACCCGGGAATTGCCCATGGAACAGTAAGTGGCTGGCTTTTATCCGAAGGAAAAGAGTTTTCACCAGAGGGTTCGTTTGTTTATGTAAGAACAGGAGAAACTCCTGATGATTTAAGAGGAAAAATTGAATGGATAAAAGGTAATTTTTATTCTGTTAACGGAATCTATAGCTTTAATGATCTTGAGATTACCTTATCTAAAACCAGAGCCTCTGCAAATGGCTATATAGATAACAATAAAAATTATCTTGATTTCAACTTTGTTGCAAACAGTAAAGATATAAATGAACTTTTGATGCCATATCAAAGGGGAATTTATGGTGACACTGATATTAAAGGCAAACTATCAGGAAATCTTGCAGATCCTGAAATATCTATTAATTTTCTATCGCAAAAAATAAATATAGTTGCGCATGAGATAGAAAAGTCAATTCCTGAACAATCAATTACATTCAATAATTTGACTGGCAATATTATCTATAAAAAAAATGCTCTTTTACTTAGTAATATTTCCGGAAATAATATTTCAATTAAAGGTAAAGTTTTATTTCCCCAAGCAAAAAATCTTTTTGAAATGAACAATCCAGTATATGATATTTTGTTTTCAGTAAATAGCATTCCGGTTAATAATTTATATATAAAAGCTATTAACAATAATATTAATACTTATTTAGATTTGGATGGTTCTATAAAAGATAAAGGCATCGTTACAGCAACAACTGTTTTTACTCCAATATTTATCGAGCAGAAAAAGATTCTTGATAAAATTGAAGCTATGATTGAATTGAAAAAAAATGCTGTTTTTATAAAAAAGTTAAGTATTTATAACTCCGGGAATATATTGTATGCATCAGGTTATGTTGATTTTGATGGTATAATAAACTTCACTGGTAAATCAAAAAATTTTGATATTACAGCTTTTACGGCAAGCTATACTAAAAAGTTAGGTATGCAGTATGTAGACAATATAGTTCTCAATAACCTTGATTTTGATATCAGTGGTTCTCTAAAAAGTCCTGAAATAAAAGCTAATACCAATATTATAATGAAAATAAAAAACGGGCGTGTAGTTGATGGAACAATTATTTTGAATTATAAAAATAATTACTTGATAGCAAAGTCTATTTTAATGAAAAATATTTTTTTCACAGTTGAAGGTTCAACTGTAAAAAATCAGTGGAGTATTAATGGAAGTTTCAATTCAGCGAGAATTGATATACTGGCTGGAGCTTTTTTAAATAATCTTCCTGAAGATCTCGTAGTACTGGTGGACGGCAAAATAAGCGGAGAAATAGTTAACAAAAATATAAATGCTCAACTTGATTTAAACAGGATATTTGCAAGACTTTATGGAATAGGACTTAATAATAAAAATTCAGTAAATGTTCGCATAAAAAACGGAAATATATATTTTAATCCTGTCACTCTTATTGGTCAGTCTACCGAGCTAACAATAAAAGGTAAAATAGTGGAGTATTTTGACATTCTTGTAGAGGGTGTTACAGATTTAAGACCCTTTAAAGCATTATTCAACGTTGATGATATAAGAGGAAGAGCAGCAATACAGTTGTATATTTATGAAAATAAAAACAATCCTGAGATAGCTGGAGGCGCTGATATTACAAATGCATCCATTACTTTTAGAAAAAATATTCCTTCTTTAAGTAATATAAATGCAACATTGTCATTTAATGAGGATAGAGTTGTCATTGAAAAAGCATATGGAACTTTTTCAGAAGGAACTGTACAGATGGATGGAACTGTGTATCTTGATAAATTCAGCATAAAGCAGTTTGCTTTATCAGGAAAATTAGCAACAGTAAGGTGGATTTTTGCACCACGATGCTGGGCATATATTAATGGACAGATTTATCTTACAGGATCGTATTCTCAGCCATTGTTATCAGGACAGATAAATATTCAAAAAGGGGTTTATACAGAAAGATTTGAATGGACAAAACTGGCTCTTCAATCAAATGCATCCAAAAATATAGTAGCAAAAGACAGCTGGCTTAGTAATCTAAAGTTTAACTTAAGAATTCAAACTGATAATTTTTTTGTTAATAACAATCTTGCTACAATCAATTTGAATAGTGATCTTCTTTTAAGAGGTACAATTGTTGAACCATCTTTAATTGGATGGATCAATGCAAAAGATGGATGGATTTATTTTAGAGATAGCAGGTTTGATCTTCTCCGACTTCTTATTCAGTTTACTGACCCTAATTCAATAAAACCATATCTTCTTATTACCGCAAGAACAACTGTATCTCAATATAATATAAACCTCAATCTTAATGGATATATTGACCAGTTTAATCTGATTTTAAGCTCTAATCCTCCTCTTTCGGAAAATGAACTGCTCAATCTCTTGATTTTAGGTCAAAATGACACTACTCCATCTGGCAAACAATCTGAAAGTATCCCTGGCGCTTCAGGAGCAACTTCATTTATTACAGGACAGACGCAACAAGTTATTGAGGAAAGAGTTAGACAAATAACAGGACTGGATGTGATGACTGTAGAACCAGGATTTTCAAAAGCAACAGGATCTATGACACCCAGAGTAACAGTGGGAAAAAAATTGATGGATGGAAGATTGAATGTTACATATTCAGCAGGAACTGCTGAGACTACTGAACAAATTATAAAAGTTGAATATCTTATGACAAAGGGTATCTCACTTGTTGGTACAAGAGACGAAATTGGAGGTATTTCAGGTGCGGTTAAGTTTCGTTTTGAGTTTCGTTAG
- the bamA gene encoding outer membrane protein assembly factor BamA, giving the protein MRLSFVLSFVSILFIAGLVYANEYIKKIEIEGLKSISEQEFLYLLGVKENESFNRDEITQGIKRVFLKGLFDDIVVEHKEQIMKITVKEKPFINKVEIKGNKYFPEKFFIKLLSFKNGDRLKEVEIKRSQHNIEEALGKRGFINSHVRIDRIFNENYVNITIFIEEGEPLIIKNIIWEGNFDEYVKAFLSLNIGDPFDTVLVEDFITTAKKYFTRQGLIDSEITYSFKEGELILKLVEGKKFNIEFKGIESLSTIDLKNIAIAHFQDKINENIIKDSVNSLITFYRSNGFLDVKIIPLLEESEDEWKIIYFINEGTRKLIEKIDIETSISTKELKNILFNKENEPYNPEELENDRQRIEEYLKTKGYYYAKAFPPKIKEENDRIQIFFKVEEGKQIKIKLINLEIKNDLLKSEALDVIQKYNEVLFNDAIFIEIKRKLREIYIKYGYSEVKVEGNYEIKNDEANINFRIDPGNKKYFGKSIILGNEKTKTRFIYQRLLSKEQEPYDPYIIEEERQALYKTGLFSRIDIQPQVKDGSVDLIYNIEEAPAGAFEFGFGYGDYEKLKGVVDFSYINLFGLNKQIFSRAEISSLEKRIYVTYMDPWLWKDLTFKSSVLFEKVEVKNIDTDDTMYRIRRYGISTGFEKKFFEHFKAELLYEATYAKTWDVMPEVVLSDKDIGKLFISGIKASLIYDSRDNPFDPKEGWLTGATSKLSNEFFGSELNFLKSSFYVNKYTELIRGLVLATSLRGGWAWLYGSTDYLPIYERYFLGGRDTVRGYDQNTLGPRNNEQPTGGNAFLMGNLELRTSLGKNFFLVNFLDFGNVWKRASDVDATNIKYTTGAGLRYKTPIGPLRIDYGYKLNRKADESHGEIHFSIGHAF; this is encoded by the coding sequence GTGCGGTTAAGTTTCGTTTTGAGTTTCGTTAGTATATTATTCATTGCTGGGCTGGTTTACGCAAATGAATATATTAAAAAAATAGAAATAGAAGGTTTGAAATCTATTTCAGAACAAGAATTTCTTTATCTTCTTGGAGTGAAAGAGAACGAAAGCTTTAACAGAGATGAAATAACTCAGGGCATCAAAAGAGTTTTTTTGAAAGGTTTATTTGACGATATTGTTGTAGAACATAAAGAACAGATAATGAAAATTACGGTTAAAGAAAAGCCTTTCATAAATAAAGTAGAAATAAAAGGGAATAAATATTTTCCTGAAAAATTTTTTATAAAACTTCTTAGTTTCAAAAACGGTGACAGATTAAAGGAGGTTGAGATAAAAAGAAGTCAACATAATATAGAAGAAGCTCTTGGAAAAAGAGGTTTTATAAACTCTCACGTTAGAATAGACAGAATTTTTAATGAAAATTATGTCAATATAACAATTTTTATAGAAGAAGGAGAACCATTGATAATAAAAAATATAATATGGGAAGGAAATTTTGATGAATATGTTAAAGCTTTTTTATCTTTAAATATTGGAGATCCTTTCGACACAGTTTTAGTTGAAGATTTTATAACTACTGCCAAAAAATACTTCACAAGACAGGGATTAATTGATTCTGAAATTACATATTCTTTTAAAGAGGGAGAACTAATATTAAAACTTGTTGAAGGTAAAAAATTTAATATAGAATTTAAAGGGATTGAATCTTTAAGCACAATCGACTTGAAAAATATAGCAATAGCTCATTTCCAAGATAAGATAAATGAAAATATCATAAAAGATAGTGTAAATAGTTTAATCACTTTTTACAGATCAAATGGTTTTCTTGATGTAAAGATTATTCCTTTATTGGAAGAATCGGAAGATGAGTGGAAAATTATATATTTTATAAATGAAGGGACCAGAAAATTAATTGAAAAAATTGATATAGAAACAAGCATATCCACAAAAGAACTGAAAAATATTCTTTTTAACAAGGAAAACGAGCCATATAATCCTGAAGAATTAGAGAATGACAGACAGAGAATTGAAGAATATCTTAAAACAAAGGGATATTATTATGCTAAGGCTTTTCCTCCTAAAATAAAAGAAGAAAATGACAGAATACAAATTTTCTTTAAAGTTGAGGAAGGCAAACAAATTAAAATAAAACTTATAAACCTTGAAATTAAAAATGATTTACTAAAATCAGAAGCTCTGGATGTAATACAAAAATATAATGAGGTTCTATTTAATGATGCGATCTTTATAGAAATAAAAAGAAAACTCAGAGAAATATATATTAAATATGGGTATTCTGAAGTTAAAGTTGAGGGTAACTATGAAATAAAAAATGATGAGGCGAATATAAATTTTCGAATAGACCCTGGTAATAAGAAATATTTTGGTAAATCGATTATTCTTGGCAATGAAAAGACAAAAACCAGATTTATTTACCAGAGGCTTTTATCAAAAGAGCAGGAGCCTTATGATCCTTATATAATAGAAGAAGAAAGGCAGGCTCTTTATAAAACAGGTCTTTTTTCTCGCATTGATATTCAGCCTCAGGTGAAAGACGGTTCAGTAGATTTGATTTACAACATTGAAGAAGCACCTGCAGGAGCTTTTGAGTTTGGGTTTGGATACGGAGATTATGAAAAACTGAAAGGGGTCGTTGATTTTTCATATATTAATCTATTTGGTCTGAATAAACAGATATTTTCAAGAGCTGAAATAAGTAGTCTTGAAAAACGTATTTATGTTACATATATGGATCCATGGTTATGGAAAGATTTGACATTTAAATCATCCGTGCTTTTTGAAAAAGTGGAGGTTAAAAATATTGATACAGACGATACTATGTATAGAATTAGAAGATATGGAATATCCACAGGTTTTGAAAAAAAATTTTTTGAACATTTTAAAGCCGAACTTCTTTATGAGGCAACATATGCAAAAACATGGGACGTAATGCCTGAAGTTGTACTTTCTGATAAAGATATTGGAAAATTATTTATAAGTGGAATAAAGGCTTCATTAATTTATGATAGCAGAGACAATCCTTTTGATCCTAAGGAAGGTTGGCTTACTGGAGCAACATCAAAACTCAGTAATGAATTTTTTGGTTCGGAGCTTAATTTTCTGAAATCATCATTTTATGTAAACAAATATACAGAATTAATAAGAGGACTGGTTTTGGCAACATCTTTAAGAGGCGGATGGGCCTGGCTTTATGGAAGCACTGATTACTTGCCGATATATGAGAGATACTTTCTTGGAGGAAGAGATACTGTGAGAGGTTATGATCAGAATACACTTGGTCCAAGGAATAATGAACAACCAACAGGTGGAAATGCTTTTTTAATGGGAAACCTTGAATTAAGAACATCTCTTGGTAAAAATTTTTTCCTCGTTAATTTCCTTGATTTTGGTAATGTCTGGAAAAGGGCAAGTGATGTTGATGCTACAAATATTAAATACACTACAGGAGCTGGTTTAAGATATAAAACTCCTATTGGTCCATTAAGAATAGATTATGGATATAAATTAAACAGAAAGGCAGATGAATCACATGGTGAAATTCATTTCAGTATTGG
- a CDS encoding RluA family pseudouridine synthase: protein MSISITIHQYDKGKRLDICLSEQLKITRAKAQELIEKEFVKVNGVSKSKSYKLKLNDLVEVIDVLYQSVSEQEKLIPQNIPINIIYKDDYLVVLSKPAGMVVYPCPGHKDGSLMNALAYHISKLASVGGPLRPGVVHRLDKDTSGIMVVALNDKAYYKLMEIFKKREVKKEYIALVYGELNGSGEIVTPIGRAIHDRKKMSIKSKKAKEAQTNWEVLKSFKNYTLVKTRIITGRTHQIRVHFSSIGHPILGDKTYGKKTYLELGRQKIFIPRQMLHAQSIEFIHPVKGDLLQFEDPLPEDMNEIIKILSSA, encoded by the coding sequence ATGAGTATCTCCATCACAATTCATCAATACGATAAAGGCAAAAGACTGGATATTTGTTTATCAGAACAATTAAAAATTACAAGAGCAAAAGCTCAAGAATTAATTGAAAAAGAGTTTGTTAAAGTAAATGGCGTATCAAAATCAAAGAGTTATAAATTAAAACTTAATGATTTAGTTGAAGTTATTGATGTACTCTATCAATCCGTTTCTGAACAGGAAAAATTGATTCCCCAGAATATACCAATTAATATAATTTATAAAGATGACTACCTCGTTGTCCTGTCAAAGCCTGCTGGAATGGTCGTTTATCCCTGTCCTGGACATAAAGATGGTAGTCTGATGAATGCATTAGCATATCATATTAGCAAACTTGCAAGCGTTGGGGGTCCTTTGAGACCAGGAGTTGTGCACAGGCTAGATAAGGATACTTCTGGAATTATGGTAGTTGCATTAAACGATAAAGCCTATTACAAACTGATGGAGATTTTTAAAAAGAGAGAAGTAAAAAAAGAATATATCGCATTAGTTTATGGAGAGCTTAACGGTTCAGGGGAAATAGTAACACCAATTGGAAGAGCTATTCATGACAGAAAAAAAATGTCAATAAAATCAAAAAAAGCAAAAGAAGCTCAAACCAACTGGGAAGTACTAAAAAGCTTTAAAAATTATACTCTTGTTAAAACAAGAATAATCACCGGTAGAACTCATCAGATAAGGGTTCATTTCTCATCAATTGGACATCCGATTTTAGGCGATAAAACTTATGGAAAGAAAACATACTTAGAGCTTGGCAGACAAAAAATATTTATTCCAAGACAGATGCTTCATGCCCAGAGTATTGAATTCATTCATCCTGTAAAAGGTGATCTTCTCCAATTCGAAGATCCATTGCCAGAAGATATGAATGAAATTATTAAAATTTTATCTTCTGCATGA